A stretch of DNA from Nocardioides sp. Arc9.136:
TCGGGCCGGTCATGACGTAGAAGTTGGGGAAGTTGGGCACGGTCACGCCGAGGTACGCGCGGGCGTCGTGGTCGCCCCAGACGTCGCGGGTCGTGCGTCCGGACCGGCCGACGACGTCCATCGGGTAGAGCATCCGGTCGGCGTGGAAGCCGGTGGCCAGGACGACGACGTCGAACTCGCGCTCGACGCCCGCGGAGTCGACCAGGCCGGTCGGCGTGACGGCGGTGACCGACTCGGTGACCAGCTCGACGTGGGGCCGGCGCAGCATGCGGAACCAACCGTTGTCGAGCAGCATCCGCTTCCCGAAGGGCGGGTAGTCCGGGAGTGCCTTCTCGACCAGGTCCTCCCGGTCGCCCAGCTGCCCGCGCAGGTAGCGCTCGTAGAACCCGCGGTGGCCGTGGTTGGCGGCATTGATCGACGCGCGTTCCTCGGACCACTCGGGGTCGACCTGCAGCGTCGGGTGGACCTTGTCGTTGAAGATCCAGGACAGTCGGGCGCGGTACCACCCGCGGTAGTACGGGACGTGCGACATCACCCAGTGCACGTCGTCGCCGACCTGCTCGAAGTACAGGTCGTTCGGCGCCACCCACTGAGGCGAACGCTGGTAGACCGTCAGTGAGCCGACGGTGTCGACGACCGCCGGTCCGATCTGCATCGCGCTCGCGCCGGTCCCGACCACCGCGACGCGCTTGCCGGCGAGGTCCTCGGCCGCGAGTTCCTCGGGCCACTCGGCGGAGTGGAACAGCGGGCCCTCGAACGTGTCGAGGCCGGGCAGCGGTGGCACCTTCGGCCGGTTGAGCAGCCCCACCGCGCTGATCAGCACGGTGGCGTCGAGCTCGCCCTCGGACCCGTCGGCGGTCCGGGTGCTGACGCGCCAGCGCTGGGCATCGGCGTCGTACGCCGCACGCGTGACCTCGGTCCCGAAGCGGACGCGCTCGCGCAACCCGTGGGCGTCGGCGAAGGCGTCGAGGTAGGCCTGGACCTCGTCCCGCTTGCCGAAGTGGGTCGACCAGTCGTGGTCGAAGAAGGAGTAGGAGTACAGGTAGCTGGGCGTGTCCACGCCGGCCCCGGGGTAGCGGTTCTCGTACCACGAGCCTCCCACGCCGTCGTTCTTCTCCAGGACGACGTGCGGCACCCCGGCCTCGGCCAGCCGCACCGAGGCGAGCATGCCGGCGATGCCGGCGCCGATGACGATCGCGCGGACGTCGTGGCCGGCCGGCAGCGGTGCGACCGCAGGAGCGGGGGTGCCGCGGACGATCTCGGCCATCATCGGCGCGAACTCGTGCGGGACCTCCTCGCCGGCGGTGAAGTCGAGGATCCGGACGACGTCGTCCTCCGTGGGCGCGGGCAGCGCCGGAGCACGTCCGCCCCAGTGCTCGCGGACCGCGGCCGCGACGGCGGCGCGCACCTCGGCCTGCACCTCGACGGGCAGGCCGCCGGTGCGGTTGTCGTCCATCCCGCGGGGGCGGGTGGGGCGCCAGCGGTCGGCCATCCACCGCTCGTCGCCGGTGAGCTGCACCAGCACCGCGAGGAGCGTCGGGACGTTCGCCGCCTCGAGCGCGGCCTCGAGGCGGTCCGCATCACCTGGACGGCTGGGGGCAGGCGGTGCTGATGTGGTCACGCGACAAAAACTAACAGTCGATAGTTCAAGACGCCAGCAGCTGGTGGTGGTGGGACCGGTGGGAGTCGTCTGTTCTGTGCCCCTCTCGGCAAAGAACCGATGCTGTGACTTGACGCCGACCTCCGGGCCGTTAGTCTCTGCGACAACGATCACACTAACGGTCGTCAGTCTGCGAGAGGGAGAGTCATGGAGCTCAGCGAG
This window harbors:
- a CDS encoding NAD(P)/FAD-dependent oxidoreductase, whose protein sequence is MTTSAPPAPSRPGDADRLEAALEAANVPTLLAVLVQLTGDERWMADRWRPTRPRGMDDNRTGGLPVEVQAEVRAAVAAAVREHWGGRAPALPAPTEDDVVRILDFTAGEEVPHEFAPMMAEIVRGTPAPAVAPLPAGHDVRAIVIGAGIAGMLASVRLAEAGVPHVVLEKNDGVGGSWYENRYPGAGVDTPSYLYSYSFFDHDWSTHFGKRDEVQAYLDAFADAHGLRERVRFGTEVTRAAYDADAQRWRVSTRTADGSEGELDATVLISAVGLLNRPKVPPLPGLDTFEGPLFHSAEWPEELAAEDLAGKRVAVVGTGASAMQIGPAVVDTVGSLTVYQRSPQWVAPNDLYFEQVGDDVHWVMSHVPYYRGWYRARLSWIFNDKVHPTLQVDPEWSEERASINAANHGHRGFYERYLRGQLGDREDLVEKALPDYPPFGKRMLLDNGWFRMLRRPHVELVTESVTAVTPTGLVDSAGVEREFDVVVLATGFHADRMLYPMDVVGRSGRTTRDVWGDHDARAYLGVTVPNFPNFYVMTGPNTALGHGGSFITILECQVRYIMAAIAAMVREGAGALECRPEVCEDYNRRVDEAHARMVWTHPAMDNWYRNAEGRVVSVLPWRIIDYWTLTREVDLDDYLVEPLRRSA